The following proteins are co-located in the Toxotes jaculatrix isolate fToxJac2 chromosome 9, fToxJac2.pri, whole genome shotgun sequence genome:
- the nlrx1 gene encoding NLR family member X1 isoform X1 gives MSSLHRQVSQLLTIWSWKRSVNVTLCPATGFHFRTFCSTTSEPDPIQIHKRKLFLWFSHLPPEERQFGGYFSPETMHVDPLILERKAEERAGLLTTPLQTRSLSNLSMTVEQLFEPTDACSEGRGLNVLLYGAVGSGKSTVVRKLVLDWCTGKTLTHFKLLVPFSCEDLSQLSKVASLRDLVSRKYLHLKKHPLLSGEGNQAKDVLFLFNGMEKMKLDFRIGSTELCSDPNEALHPDVVVVNLLRKYLLPEASILVTTRLSALERVPQKYVGRYAQVCGFSDPDRQRAYFASRLLQQSSETARGHESQELIELLYLHLQRESQLAAACFLPSYCWLTCATLHFLHFTDTNAPIRTLTGIYTSFLRLNFGGEVLGTGTNAPAQEHQNSLMLYVVRTVGKLAFDGVMYKRTSFSEKELEQWIGGKTKTDEELRQLAVFRTDVLDFFLAPCVESGRHIPEALGENDQRRYVFAVPAMQEYMAALYVVLGENKSALEKLTKQVSAAIGQVGEDVNALFNILSKFIPLRIFAVFNLLKLFPKFYEKISSYNKGSIAKTMAAEMFRKEDSYNEDVLDQVEQNLLGVQGPQPQQHSEGQPFELYPIFMGGLLHYGNRVVLQQLGCSIQSTTVAQITGALRKHLIRGLGKPQPPEEMMDLLVLLYEFQNPRLTAGILASFRTIRLNNIRMTSLKCFVLSSVLSCTPASYHLDELDLSSCLLNNDMLQMLRPAFRHTHNINLQFNNLGPESCILLRDLLLDPKSSIRSLQLCDNPLLESGACTLLEALPENQHLTHLSLMHTGLGDQGALELAQRLQQHTGLQELNVAYNNIGDNAALALVDACREHPSIHTVHLYLNPLSDVGKQSLYVRGAPRSRSDRRVKVLASVTEGSDISEDWHPILKVIRENASSWDRQRVMQQLKVFLRDLEWGRQQQPSLWKRLHFRRVERGVRQTLQMLEKDTLPPSTGYIK, from the exons ATGAGCTCACTACACAG acagGTGAGTCAGCTGCTCACGATATGGAGCTGGAAGAGGAGCGTGAATGTTACTCTCTGCCCAGCCACTGGCTTTCACTTCAGGACCTTCTGCTCCACAACTTCAGAACCAG ACCCCATCCAGATCCACAAGAGGAAGCTCTTCCTGTGGTTCAGCCACCTTCCTCCGGAGGAGAGACAGTTTGGAGGTTACTTCAGCCCAGAGACCATGCATGTGGATCCTCTGATCCTGGAAAGAAAGGCTGAAGAGAGGGCAGGACTCCTCACCACTCCTCTCCAAACCCGGAGTCTCTCCAACCTCTCTATGACTGTGGAACAGCTGTTTGAGCCCACTGATGCCTGCAGTGAGGGTCGGGGGCTCAATGTGCTGCTGTACGGGGCTGTGGGATCAGGGAAAAGTACAGTGGTCCGAAAGCTGGTACTGGACTGGTGCACTGGGAAAACCCTGACCCACTTCAAGCTGCTGGTGCCTTTCTCTTGTGAGGACCTCAGCCAGCTGTCGAA GGTGGCTTCCTTGAGGGACCTGGTGAGCCGGAAGTACCTCCACCTGAAAAAACACCCCCTGTTGAGTGGGGAGGGAAACCAGGCCAAGGACGTGCTCTTCCTCTTCAACGGGATGGAGAAGATGAAACTGGACTTCCGGATTGGATCCACGGAGCTCTGCAGTGATCCTAATGAGGCGCTGCATCCAGATGTAGTGGTGGTGAACCTGCTGAGGAAGTACCTCCTGCCTGAG GCCAGCATCTTGGTTACCACCAGACTGTCTGCCCTGGAACGTGTCCCTCAGAAGTATGTGGGACGCTATGCACAGGTTTGCGGCTTCAGTGACCCAGACCGCCAGAGGGCATACTTCGCCAGCCgcctgctgcagcagagctcGGAGACTGCACGTGGCCATGAGAGCCAGGAACTAATAGAGCTGCTTTACCTGCACCTTCAGAGAGAAAGCCAGCTGGCTGCAGCCTGCTTCCTGCCCTCCTACTGCTGGCTTACATGCGCTACCTTACACTTCCTCCATTTCACCGACACCAACGCACCCATCCGCACGCTGACTGGCATATACACCAGTTTTCTGAGGCTCAACTTCGGGGGCGAGGTGCTTGGGACGGGGACAAATGCACCCGCTCAGGAGCACCAAAATTCTCTGATGTTATATGTAGTCCGCACGGTCGGTAAGCTGGCGTTTGACGGTGTGATGTACAAACGAACATCATTCTCAGAGAAGGAGCTGGAGCAGTGGATTGGAGGGAAGACCAAGACGGATGAGGAGCTACGTCAGTTGGCCGTGTTCCGGACTGATGTGCTAGACTTCTTTCTGGCTCCGTGTGTGGAAAGTGGAAGGCATATACCAGAAGCTCTAGGCGAGAATGATCAGAGGCGATATGTATTTGCTGTCCCAGCCATGCAGGAGTACATGGCGGCTCTCTACGTGGTTCTAGGCGAGAACAAATCAGCTCTGGAGAAGCTGACCAAGCAGGTGTCTGCAGCCATTGGTCAGGTAGGCGAGGACGTCAATGCCCTCTTCAACATTCTGTCGAAGTTCATCCCCCTCCGAATATTTGCTGTGTTCAACCTCCTCAAGCTTTTCCCAAAGTTCTATGAGAAAATCAGTAGCTACAACAAAGGCAGCATAGCCAAAACCATGGCAGCCGAGATGTTCCGCAAAGAGGACAGCTACAACGAGGACGTGCTGGATCAGGTGGAGCAAAACCTCCTGGGAGTCCAAGGACCccagccacagcagcacagtgaaggCCAGCCTTTTGAGCTCTACCCTATCTTCATGGGTGGACTGTTGCATTATGGTAACCGTGTCGTTCTCCAGCAGCTTGGGTGCAGCATTCAAAGCACCACCGTGGCCCAGATCACAGGTGCCCTCAGGAAGCACCTTATCAGGG GGCTTGGCAAGCCTCAACCACCAGAGGAGATGATGGATCTGCTGGTTCTTCTGTATGAGTTTCAGAACCCCAGACTGACTGCAGGGATTCTAGCCTCATTCAGAACCATCCGGCTCAACAACATTCGTATGACGTCACTCAAATGCTTCGTACTGAGTTCTGTCCTCTCATGCACGCCTGCAAG TTATCACCTTGACGAACTGGAcctgtcctcctgtctcctgaATAATGACATGCTTCAGATGCTGCGGCCTgccttcagacacacacacaacatcaa tctgcagTTTAACAACCTGGGTCCTGAGTCCTGCATCCTCCTGAGAGATCTGCTCCTAGACCCCAAGAGTTCTATTAGATCTCTACA ACTGTGTGACAACCCTCTGCTGGAATCTGGAGCCTGCACCCTGCTGGAGGCCCTGCCAGAGAACCAGCACCTGACGCACCTGTCCCTGATGCACACTGGGCTGGGGGACCAGGGGGCCCTGGAGCTGGCTCAGAGGCTCCAGCAACACACGGGGCTCCAGGAGCTCAACGTGGCCTATAACAACATCGGAGACAATGCAGCCCTGGCACTGGTGGACGCCTGCAGAGAGCACCCCAGCATACACACTGTGCA cTTATATCTGAACCCTCTCAGTGATGTGGGCAAGCAGTCCCTGTACGTCCGAGGTGCTCCCAGGAGCCGCAGCGACCGGCGGGTCAAGGTCCTGGCTTCGGTCACCGAAGGCTCAGACATCTCCGAGGACTGGCACCCCATCCTTAAAGTGATACGGGAGAACGCCTCGTCCTGGGACCGTCAACGTGTCATGCAGCAGCTTAAG GTCTTCCTCAGGGATCTGGAGTGGGGCCGTCAGCAGCAGCCGAGCCTCTGGAAGAGGCTGCACTTCCGCAGGGTAGAGAGGGGAGTCCGACAGACTCTGCAGATGCTGGAGAAGGACACTCTACCTCCGTCCACTGGATACATAAAGTAA
- the nlrx1 gene encoding NLR family member X1 isoform X2: MSSLHRQVSQLLTIWSWKRSVNVTLCPATGFHFRTFCSTTSEPDPIQIHKRKLFLWFSHLPPEERQFGGYFSPETMHVDPLILERKAEERAGLLTTPLQTRSLSNLSMTVEQLFEPTDACSEGRGLNVLLYGAVGSGKSTVVRKLVLDWCTGKTLTHFKLLVPFSCEDLSQLSKVASLRDLVSRKYLHLKKHPLLSGEGNQAKDVLFLFNGMEKMKLDFRIGSTELCSDPNEALHPDVVVVNLLRKYLLPEASILVTTRLSALERVPQKYVGRYAQVCGFSDPDRQRAYFASRLLQQSSETARGHESQELIELLYLHLQRESQLAAACFLPSYCWLTCATLHFLHFTDTNAPIRTLTGIYTSFLRLNFGGEVLGTGTNAPAQEHQNSLMLYVVRTVGKLAFDGVMYKRTSFSEKELEQWIGGKTKTDEELRQLAVFRTDVLDFFLAPCVESGRHIPEALGENDQRRYVFAVPAMQEYMAALYVVLGENKSALEKLTKQVSAAIGQVGEDVNALFNILSKFIPLRIFAVFNLLKLFPKFYEKISSYNKGSIAKTMAAEMFRKEDSYNEDVLDQVEQNLLGVQGPQPQQHSEGQPFELYPIFMGGLLHYGNRVVLQQLGCSIQSTTVAQITGALRKHLIRGLGKPQPPEEMMDLLVLLYEFQNPRLTAGILASFRTIRLNNIRMTSLKCFVLSSVLSCTPASYHLDELDLSSCLLNNDMLQMLRPAFRHTHNIKLCDNPLLESGACTLLEALPENQHLTHLSLMHTGLGDQGALELAQRLQQHTGLQELNVAYNNIGDNAALALVDACREHPSIHTVHLYLNPLSDVGKQSLYVRGAPRSRSDRRVKVLASVTEGSDISEDWHPILKVIRENASSWDRQRVMQQLKVFLRDLEWGRQQQPSLWKRLHFRRVERGVRQTLQMLEKDTLPPSTGYIK; this comes from the exons ATGAGCTCACTACACAG acagGTGAGTCAGCTGCTCACGATATGGAGCTGGAAGAGGAGCGTGAATGTTACTCTCTGCCCAGCCACTGGCTTTCACTTCAGGACCTTCTGCTCCACAACTTCAGAACCAG ACCCCATCCAGATCCACAAGAGGAAGCTCTTCCTGTGGTTCAGCCACCTTCCTCCGGAGGAGAGACAGTTTGGAGGTTACTTCAGCCCAGAGACCATGCATGTGGATCCTCTGATCCTGGAAAGAAAGGCTGAAGAGAGGGCAGGACTCCTCACCACTCCTCTCCAAACCCGGAGTCTCTCCAACCTCTCTATGACTGTGGAACAGCTGTTTGAGCCCACTGATGCCTGCAGTGAGGGTCGGGGGCTCAATGTGCTGCTGTACGGGGCTGTGGGATCAGGGAAAAGTACAGTGGTCCGAAAGCTGGTACTGGACTGGTGCACTGGGAAAACCCTGACCCACTTCAAGCTGCTGGTGCCTTTCTCTTGTGAGGACCTCAGCCAGCTGTCGAA GGTGGCTTCCTTGAGGGACCTGGTGAGCCGGAAGTACCTCCACCTGAAAAAACACCCCCTGTTGAGTGGGGAGGGAAACCAGGCCAAGGACGTGCTCTTCCTCTTCAACGGGATGGAGAAGATGAAACTGGACTTCCGGATTGGATCCACGGAGCTCTGCAGTGATCCTAATGAGGCGCTGCATCCAGATGTAGTGGTGGTGAACCTGCTGAGGAAGTACCTCCTGCCTGAG GCCAGCATCTTGGTTACCACCAGACTGTCTGCCCTGGAACGTGTCCCTCAGAAGTATGTGGGACGCTATGCACAGGTTTGCGGCTTCAGTGACCCAGACCGCCAGAGGGCATACTTCGCCAGCCgcctgctgcagcagagctcGGAGACTGCACGTGGCCATGAGAGCCAGGAACTAATAGAGCTGCTTTACCTGCACCTTCAGAGAGAAAGCCAGCTGGCTGCAGCCTGCTTCCTGCCCTCCTACTGCTGGCTTACATGCGCTACCTTACACTTCCTCCATTTCACCGACACCAACGCACCCATCCGCACGCTGACTGGCATATACACCAGTTTTCTGAGGCTCAACTTCGGGGGCGAGGTGCTTGGGACGGGGACAAATGCACCCGCTCAGGAGCACCAAAATTCTCTGATGTTATATGTAGTCCGCACGGTCGGTAAGCTGGCGTTTGACGGTGTGATGTACAAACGAACATCATTCTCAGAGAAGGAGCTGGAGCAGTGGATTGGAGGGAAGACCAAGACGGATGAGGAGCTACGTCAGTTGGCCGTGTTCCGGACTGATGTGCTAGACTTCTTTCTGGCTCCGTGTGTGGAAAGTGGAAGGCATATACCAGAAGCTCTAGGCGAGAATGATCAGAGGCGATATGTATTTGCTGTCCCAGCCATGCAGGAGTACATGGCGGCTCTCTACGTGGTTCTAGGCGAGAACAAATCAGCTCTGGAGAAGCTGACCAAGCAGGTGTCTGCAGCCATTGGTCAGGTAGGCGAGGACGTCAATGCCCTCTTCAACATTCTGTCGAAGTTCATCCCCCTCCGAATATTTGCTGTGTTCAACCTCCTCAAGCTTTTCCCAAAGTTCTATGAGAAAATCAGTAGCTACAACAAAGGCAGCATAGCCAAAACCATGGCAGCCGAGATGTTCCGCAAAGAGGACAGCTACAACGAGGACGTGCTGGATCAGGTGGAGCAAAACCTCCTGGGAGTCCAAGGACCccagccacagcagcacagtgaaggCCAGCCTTTTGAGCTCTACCCTATCTTCATGGGTGGACTGTTGCATTATGGTAACCGTGTCGTTCTCCAGCAGCTTGGGTGCAGCATTCAAAGCACCACCGTGGCCCAGATCACAGGTGCCCTCAGGAAGCACCTTATCAGGG GGCTTGGCAAGCCTCAACCACCAGAGGAGATGATGGATCTGCTGGTTCTTCTGTATGAGTTTCAGAACCCCAGACTGACTGCAGGGATTCTAGCCTCATTCAGAACCATCCGGCTCAACAACATTCGTATGACGTCACTCAAATGCTTCGTACTGAGTTCTGTCCTCTCATGCACGCCTGCAAG TTATCACCTTGACGAACTGGAcctgtcctcctgtctcctgaATAATGACATGCTTCAGATGCTGCGGCCTgccttcagacacacacacaacatcaa ACTGTGTGACAACCCTCTGCTGGAATCTGGAGCCTGCACCCTGCTGGAGGCCCTGCCAGAGAACCAGCACCTGACGCACCTGTCCCTGATGCACACTGGGCTGGGGGACCAGGGGGCCCTGGAGCTGGCTCAGAGGCTCCAGCAACACACGGGGCTCCAGGAGCTCAACGTGGCCTATAACAACATCGGAGACAATGCAGCCCTGGCACTGGTGGACGCCTGCAGAGAGCACCCCAGCATACACACTGTGCA cTTATATCTGAACCCTCTCAGTGATGTGGGCAAGCAGTCCCTGTACGTCCGAGGTGCTCCCAGGAGCCGCAGCGACCGGCGGGTCAAGGTCCTGGCTTCGGTCACCGAAGGCTCAGACATCTCCGAGGACTGGCACCCCATCCTTAAAGTGATACGGGAGAACGCCTCGTCCTGGGACCGTCAACGTGTCATGCAGCAGCTTAAG GTCTTCCTCAGGGATCTGGAGTGGGGCCGTCAGCAGCAGCCGAGCCTCTGGAAGAGGCTGCACTTCCGCAGGGTAGAGAGGGGAGTCCGACAGACTCTGCAGATGCTGGAGAAGGACACTCTACCTCCGTCCACTGGATACATAAAGTAA